The Acidimicrobiia bacterium sequence CCATCTTCACGCTCGTGATCAACGTCCGGCCGCCGAAGGACTAGGACCGTCCCGAGCGGGTCGGCGACGGCCGCCCGCGCCGGACCTCCGTCCGGGCGCGCTGCGATGCGCGAACATGCGCGCATGGCGACGTTCAACCACGTGGGCCAGTGCGTCACCGACCTGGCCCGGTCCCGACGCTTCTACGAGGAGGTCTTCGGGTTCGAGTTCTGGCGCGAGATCACGCCCGACGACTCGCCGTCGGATCGGCTGCTGCGCCTGCAGCCTCCCATCGGCATGACCGCGTGCTACCTGCGGCGGGACGGCCTGATCCTCGAGCTCCTCCACTTCGGGGGGTCCGGCGCGCGGTCGGCGCCGCCCGCGGTGCGGGCGATGAACGAGCCGGGCCTCACCCACGTGTCGCTGTCGGTGGACGACCTCGACCTCGCGTGCCGGCGGGTGATCGAGCACGGCGGCGAGGTGCTCGAAGACACGAACATCGGGTTCGGTGTCTTCGTCCGCGACCCGGACGGGCAGCTGGTGGAGCTGCTCCCGATGGCGTACCGCGACTCGCTGGAGCCCTGACCCGGTGGACCCGGTCCACGCCTTGACCCTCGGCGACGTACTGCGAGAGCACGCCCGCAGCCGGCCCGGCCAGCTCGGCGCCGTGGACGGGGAGCGGCGGCTCACCTTCCCCGCCCTCGACGCCCGCGTGAACCAGCTCGCCGCCGCGCTCGCCGCCGACGGCGTCGAGGCCGGTACGCGCGTCGCGTGGCTGGGCCAGAACTCGTTCCGGGTCCTCGAAGGGCTGCTGGCGGCGGCGAAGCTCGGGGCGCTGTTCTGCCCGGTGAACTGGCGGTCGAGCCCGGACGAGCTGGCCTTCGTCGTCGACGACCTCGAGCCCCGGGTCGTGATCTGGCAGGACGAGGAAGTCGGGGCCGCCGTCACCGAGGCCCGCCGCCGCGCGCGGGCCCCGGCCCGCTGGGTGCGCCACGACCAGCACCCGGGAGGGTACGAGGACTGGATCGCCGCGCGCCCCACCGCCGATCCCGACCGCCGCGTCGACCCGTCGTCGGCCGCGCTGGTGGTGTACACGGCCGCGTTCGACGGTCAGCCGAACGGGGCCATGCTGAGCCACGTCGCCTGCATCGCCCAGGGCCTGGTGTACGGGCACTACACCGGCACGACCGCCGACGACGTGTACCTGAACAGCGGCCCGCTCTTTCACCTGGGGACGCTCATGCACACGCTCGCCACCTTCGTCGCCGGCGGCACCAACGTGTTCGTGCGGCGCGTCGACGCCGAGCTCCTGTGCCAGACGATCGAGCGGGAGCGGTGCACCGGCGCGTTCATCGTCGGCCCCACCCTCGACCAGGTGCTCTCGGCCCGAGAGGCCGGCGGCCACGACCTGTCCAGCCTCCGCACGCCGCCGGGCCGGCCGGCGTGGGACGCGGTCACGAGCCCCGACGACAGCCCGTGGGCCGCCCGGCCCGGCGGGTACGGGCAGAGCGAGGTCGTCGGGATGCTGACCTACAGCTGCCTCGGCCTCGACGCCGCCGGCACCCACGGTCGTCCGTCCCCGCTGGCCCAGGTCCGGGTCGTCGACGAGGACGACCGCGACCTGCCCCCGGGGGAGGTCGGGGAGATCGTGGCCCGCGGCCCGACGGTGATGTGCGGCTACTGGAACCGCCCCGCCGAGAACGCCAGCCGGCGCCGGGGCGGGTGGCACCACACCCGCGACCTCGGCCGCCGCGAGGCCGACGGGTCGATCACGTTCATCGGGGCCAAGACCCGCATGATCAAGTCGGCGGCGGAGAACATCTACCCCGCCGAGGTCGAGCGCGGCCTGGCCACCCATCCTGCGGTCGCCGAGTGCGCGGTGATCGGCGTGCCCGACCCCGCCTGGGTGCAGAGCGTGAAGGCGGTGGTCGTGCTGCGCGCGGGGGCGGCCGCGACCGCCGACGAGCTGATCGA is a genomic window containing:
- a CDS encoding VOC family protein — its product is MATFNHVGQCVTDLARSRRFYEEVFGFEFWREITPDDSPSDRLLRLQPPIGMTACYLRRDGLILELLHFGGSGARSAPPAVRAMNEPGLTHVSLSVDDLDLACRRVIEHGGEVLEDTNIGFGVFVRDPDGQLVELLPMAYRDSLEP
- a CDS encoding AMP-binding protein; amino-acid sequence: MDPVHALTLGDVLREHARSRPGQLGAVDGERRLTFPALDARVNQLAAALAADGVEAGTRVAWLGQNSFRVLEGLLAAAKLGALFCPVNWRSSPDELAFVVDDLEPRVVIWQDEEVGAAVTEARRRARAPARWVRHDQHPGGYEDWIAARPTADPDRRVDPSSAALVVYTAAFDGQPNGAMLSHVACIAQGLVYGHYTGTTADDVYLNSGPLFHLGTLMHTLATFVAGGTNVFVRRVDAELLCQTIERERCTGAFIVGPTLDQVLSAREAGGHDLSSLRTPPGRPAWDAVTSPDDSPWAARPGGYGQSEVVGMLTYSCLGLDAAGTHGRPSPLAQVRVVDEDDRDLPPGEVGEIVARGPTVMCGYWNRPAENASRRRGGWHHTRDLGRREADGSITFIGAKTRMIKSAAENIYPAEVERGLATHPAVAECAVIGVPDPAWVQSVKAVVVLRAGAAATADELIDHCRAQIAAYKKPRSVEFVDALPRRGLAVDYDALDARFGGGNYPGGRTRST